From a single Anaerobranca californiensis DSM 14826 genomic region:
- the accB gene encoding acetyl-CoA carboxylase biotin carboxyl carrier protein: protein MKVEDIIKIIEALGKTELTEFYLESHDFVLKMGKGTTNNYGQVEKAEKRQPLEAVNKKELFLEEINDKNKMGENLKENILKENVKENLVKITSPMVGTFYKAPSPDSPPFVQEGDTVKKGDTLCIIEAMKLMNEIESTENGRIVKVLVENGELVEYGQTLFLIEPV from the coding sequence TTGAAAGTAGAAGATATCATTAAAATAATTGAAGCATTAGGTAAAACAGAACTGACAGAATTTTACCTAGAAAGTCACGATTTTGTCCTTAAAATGGGTAAAGGAACTACTAATAATTATGGACAGGTGGAAAAAGCAGAAAAAAGACAGCCCCTTGAGGCTGTAAATAAAAAAGAACTGTTTTTAGAAGAAATTAATGATAAAAATAAAATGGGAGAGAACCTGAAAGAAAATATTCTTAAAGAAAATGTTAAAGAAAATCTTGTGAAAATCACTTCACCAATGGTAGGTACTTTTTATAAAGCACCTTCCCCTGACTCCCCTCCCTTTGTTCAAGAAGGGGATACCGTTAAAAAAGGGGATACTTTGTGTATTATAGAAGCTATGAAATTGATGAATGAAATTGAATCAACGGAAAATGGTAGGATAGTAAAAGTATTGGTGGAAAATGGTGAACTTGTGGAATACGGTCAAACCCTATTTCTAATAGAACCGGTTTAA
- the accC gene encoding acetyl-CoA carboxylase biotin carboxylase subunit, with amino-acid sequence MFKKILIANRGEIAVRIIRACKELGIGTVAVYSVPDKGSLHVALADEAICIGPANPKESYLNMQNLITAAKATMADAIHPGYGFLAENPAFAELCAQCNITFIGPNPDSIEQMGQKAVAREKMIKAQVPVVPGSSGIVEDIEEGIKIAKEIGFPVLIKATAGGGGKGMRVVQNLEEMEKAMELAKQEALNAFGNSGVYIEKFIEKPRHIEIQILADKHGNIVHLGERECSIQRRHQKLIEEAPSPIIDANLREKIGKTAVKAAKAVNYDSVGTIEFLLDSNNNFYFMEMNTRIQVEHPVTEMITGIDLIKEQIKVAYGLPLSFTQDDIKFTGWSIECRINAEDVSKNFMPTPGKIERLIIPGGYGVRIDSFVYQGYSILPFYDSMVGKIIVWAPNRVEAIKKMDRVLNEFVIEGVSTTIPLAIEILNHPKFVQGDYNTKFLEEEIL; translated from the coding sequence ATGTTTAAAAAAATTCTCATAGCAAATAGAGGAGAAATAGCTGTAAGAATAATTCGGGCTTGTAAAGAATTAGGGATTGGGACAGTGGCAGTTTACAGTGTTCCGGATAAAGGTTCTTTACACGTAGCATTAGCCGATGAAGCTATCTGTATTGGTCCTGCCAACCCAAAAGAGAGCTATCTGAATATGCAAAACTTAATTACCGCTGCCAAAGCTACCATGGCAGATGCCATTCATCCTGGCTATGGTTTTTTAGCAGAAAACCCTGCTTTTGCAGAGCTCTGTGCCCAATGTAATATTACTTTCATTGGACCAAATCCTGACTCTATAGAACAAATGGGTCAAAAGGCAGTTGCTAGGGAAAAAATGATTAAAGCCCAAGTTCCAGTGGTTCCAGGAAGTTCTGGGATAGTAGAAGATATAGAAGAAGGGATAAAGATAGCAAAGGAAATTGGCTTTCCTGTTCTAATTAAAGCTACTGCCGGTGGTGGTGGTAAAGGAATGAGGGTTGTTCAAAATCTAGAAGAAATGGAAAAAGCCATGGAATTAGCCAAACAGGAAGCTTTAAATGCCTTTGGAAACAGTGGAGTATATATAGAGAAGTTTATCGAAAAACCTAGACATATAGAAATTCAAATTTTGGCAGATAAACATGGCAATATAGTTCATTTAGGAGAAAGGGAATGTTCTATCCAGCGCCGTCATCAAAAGTTGATAGAAGAAGCACCTTCACCTATTATAGATGCAAATTTAAGGGAGAAAATTGGAAAGACAGCAGTAAAAGCGGCAAAAGCTGTTAATTATGACAGTGTGGGAACCATTGAATTCTTGTTAGATAGCAATAATAATTTTTATTTTATGGAAATGAATACTAGAATTCAGGTGGAACACCCAGTTACTGAAATGATTACAGGAATAGATTTAATTAAGGAACAAATTAAAGTAGCTTACGGTTTACCTTTAAGTTTTACCCAAGATGATATAAAATTTACTGGTTGGTCTATAGAATGTAGGATCAATGCTGAAGATGTAAGTAAAAATTTTATGCCAACTCCAGGTAAAATAGAAAGGCTAATTATTCCCGGAGGTTATGGTGTAAGGATAGACTCCTTTGTTTATCAAGGGTACTCTATTTTGCCCTTTTATGATTCTATGGTAGGTAAAATAATTGTTTGGGCTCCTAATAGAGTAGAAGCTATTAAAAAAATGGATAGGGTGTTAAATGAATTTGTCATTGAAGGGGTTTCTACAACTATTCCCTTAGCCATAGAAATACTAAATCACCCTAAATTTGTCCAAGGAGATTACAACACTAAATTTTTAGAAGAAGAAATCCTATAA
- the accD gene encoding acetyl-CoA carboxylase, carboxyltransferase subunit beta, whose protein sequence is MLFKKTKYIAVDRVKTGEAANDVPKGIVIKCPQCQQVLFQRELMDNLKVCNKCNHHFPLTAKERIDLIVDHGTFEEWDREMESKDPLNFPEYKDKLEKSKATTNLKEAVVTGVGKINGQRAALAILDGSFMLGSMGSVVGEKVTRAMERAINQKIPMIAFTASGGARMQESILSLFQMAKTSAAVKKMDDEGILYITVLTDPTTGGVTASFASLGDIILAEPNALIAFAGPRVIEQTIRQKLPEGFQRAEFLLERGFIDKVVTRRELKETISKIIYLHSLKGVGKKW, encoded by the coding sequence ATGCTTTTTAAAAAGACCAAATACATTGCTGTAGATAGGGTTAAAACTGGAGAAGCAGCCAATGACGTTCCTAAAGGAATAGTAATTAAATGCCCCCAATGTCAACAAGTTTTGTTTCAACGGGAATTAATGGATAATCTTAAGGTTTGTAATAAATGTAACCATCACTTTCCCTTAACAGCTAAAGAAAGAATAGATTTAATAGTTGATCACGGAACCTTTGAAGAATGGGATAGGGAAATGGAGAGTAAAGATCCCTTAAACTTCCCAGAATACAAAGATAAACTAGAGAAAAGTAAAGCAACTACTAATCTTAAAGAAGCTGTAGTTACAGGGGTAGGAAAAATAAATGGTCAAAGGGCAGCTTTAGCCATTTTAGATGGCAGTTTTATGCTAGGGAGTATGGGTTCAGTTGTAGGGGAAAAGGTTACCCGGGCGATGGAGCGGGCCATCAATCAAAAAATTCCCATGATAGCTTTTACCGCTTCAGGTGGTGCCAGAATGCAAGAAAGTATTCTTTCCCTTTTCCAGATGGCTAAAACCAGTGCAGCCGTAAAAAAAATGGATGATGAAGGGATTTTATACATTACTGTTTTAACTGACCCAACCACCGGTGGTGTGACGGCAAGTTTTGCTTCCTTAGGTGATATTATTTTAGCAGAACCAAATGCTTTAATTGCCTTTGCTGGCCCTAGGGTAATAGAGCAGACTATTAGACAAAAATTGCCGGAAGGTTTTCAAAGGGCAGAATTTCTACTGGAACGGGGCTTTATCGATAAAGTTGTCACTAGACGGGAACTTAAAGAAACTATTAGTAAAATCATCTACCTCCATTCACTGAAGGGAGTGGGTAAAAAATGGTAG
- a CDS encoding acetyl-CoA carboxylase carboxyltransferase subunit alpha, with amino-acid sequence MVDNLEQQLNELEKRIKDLKEFALLQNIDLNNEIELLEKKAFTIKQELYRNLTPWQKVQIARHNQRPTTLQYIKGIFQDFIQLHGDRYFKDDPAIVGGIARLGDTPVTVIGHQKGKDTKENIYRNFGMPHPEGYRKALRLMKQGEKFKRPIITFIDTPGAYPGLGAEERGQGEAIAKNLMEMSGLKVPIIVIVTGEGGSGGALALGVGDSILMMANSVYSVISPEGCAAILWKDATRAKEAADALKLTADDLYRLKIIDEIIPEPQGGAHKDIEKTMAAVKEGIERHLDILSGFTPDELVKRRYQRLRKIGEYLE; translated from the coding sequence ATGGTAGATAATTTAGAACAGCAATTAAATGAGTTAGAAAAACGGATCAAGGATTTAAAGGAATTTGCTTTATTACAAAATATCGATTTAAATAACGAAATAGAGCTTTTAGAAAAAAAGGCCTTTACTATTAAACAAGAACTTTATAGAAACTTGACACCTTGGCAAAAGGTACAAATTGCCCGGCATAATCAAAGGCCTACAACTTTACAATATATTAAAGGAATATTTCAAGATTTTATCCAGTTACATGGTGATAGATACTTTAAAGATGATCCCGCTATCGTTGGAGGGATCGCCCGCTTAGGGGATACTCCTGTCACCGTCATAGGTCATCAAAAGGGAAAGGATACAAAGGAAAACATCTACCGGAATTTTGGTATGCCCCATCCAGAAGGCTACCGAAAAGCTTTGCGTTTAATGAAACAGGGGGAAAAGTTTAAAAGACCCATTATCACCTTTATTGATACTCCCGGTGCCTATCCAGGCTTGGGGGCAGAAGAGCGGGGACAGGGAGAAGCCATTGCTAAAAATTTAATGGAAATGTCAGGTTTAAAAGTTCCCATTATCGTCATTGTAACCGGTGAAGGTGGCAGTGGTGGTGCCTTAGCATTAGGGGTAGGGGACTCTATTTTGATGATGGCTAATTCCGTGTATTCTGTTATTTCCCCTGAAGGTTGTGCCGCAATTTTGTGGAAAGATGCTACAAGGGCAAAGGAAGCGGCAGATGCTTTAAAGTTAACGGCAGATGACCTTTACCGCTTAAAAATTATCGATGAAATTATCCCAGAACCTCAGGGAGGGGCCCATAAGGATATCGAGAAAACTATGGCGGCGGTAAAAGAGGGGATAGAACGACACCTAGACATTTTATCAGGGTTCACCCCCGATGAATTAGTAAAAAGGAGATATCAAAGATTGCGAAAAATTGGTGAATACCTAGAGTAA
- a CDS encoding sodium-dependent transporter, giving the protein MAKEREQWGSKLGFILAAAGSAIGLGNIWRFPTVVGQSGGGIFILIYLIIIFLIGIPLMICELTIGRRGKSNIVRAFKGIKPGSPWWIIGALGVAAGFIILSFYSVIAGWSVAYIFKFLSGGLNNLGVRDSGEVFGSFVASPIEPLIWHGIFMAMTIGIVIFGIDKGIEKASKIMMPILFVLLLLLALRSITLPGAFEGLKWYLTPNLKAINIKIILGALGQVFFSLSLGMGAMMTYGSYLTDDNDIPNSAMLISLADLSIAVLAGFIIIPAVFAFDYEPNAGPSLIFITLPAVFAFLPLGNIFGGLFFSLLTIAALTSAISLLEVPVAYFIEEFKWSRKEASIILGSVIFILGIPSSLSMGILGQTLIFGKGFLDFMDFFSSNLILPIGGLLTALFVGWVWGDRGIFNELEKGRVTFTLKNIWFSIVKYLLPIVLFYILITGLI; this is encoded by the coding sequence ATGGCAAAAGAAAGGGAACAATGGGGATCAAAACTAGGTTTTATTCTAGCAGCCGCTGGTAGTGCCATTGGTTTGGGCAATATATGGCGTTTTCCCACAGTTGTTGGTCAAAGTGGAGGAGGAATTTTTATATTAATTTATTTGATAATTATCTTTTTAATTGGTATCCCGTTAATGATTTGTGAGCTAACTATAGGTAGGAGGGGGAAAAGCAATATTGTTAGAGCTTTTAAAGGGATAAAACCTGGTAGTCCCTGGTGGATAATTGGAGCATTAGGGGTAGCTGCCGGTTTTATCATATTATCTTTTTACTCTGTAATAGCTGGTTGGTCAGTAGCTTATATATTTAAGTTTTTAAGTGGGGGATTAAATAATTTAGGTGTCAGGGATTCAGGGGAAGTTTTTGGTAGTTTTGTAGCTTCACCAATTGAACCATTAATCTGGCATGGAATATTTATGGCAATGACCATTGGTATTGTTATTTTTGGCATAGATAAGGGGATTGAAAAGGCTAGTAAAATTATGATGCCGATACTTTTTGTATTACTACTACTATTAGCTTTAAGAAGTATTACCCTACCGGGAGCATTTGAAGGTTTGAAATGGTATCTAACCCCTAATTTAAAGGCAATTAATATTAAAATTATTTTAGGGGCATTAGGACAGGTGTTTTTTAGTTTGAGTCTAGGGATGGGTGCTATGATGACCTATGGAAGTTATTTAACAGATGATAATGATATACCTAACTCCGCTATGTTGATATCTTTAGCAGATTTAAGTATTGCTGTATTGGCAGGATTTATTATTATCCCAGCAGTTTTTGCCTTTGACTATGAACCTAATGCCGGCCCTTCATTAATTTTCATCACATTACCAGCAGTTTTTGCTTTCCTTCCTTTAGGCAATATTTTTGGAGGATTATTCTTCAGCCTTCTAACTATTGCTGCCTTAACTTCTGCTATTTCACTTTTGGAGGTACCTGTAGCATATTTTATAGAAGAATTTAAGTGGTCTAGAAAGGAAGCTTCAATTATACTGGGGTCTGTGATATTTATCTTAGGTATCCCTTCTTCATTATCTATGGGAATTTTAGGGCAGACCCTCATTTTCGGCAAAGGATTTTTAGATTTTATGGATTTCTTCTCATCTAATTTAATCTTACCAATAGGGGGACTTTTAACAGCATTATTCGTAGGTTGGGTATGGGGAGATAGGGGAATATTTAATGAATTAGAAAAAGGAAGGGTTACTTTCACATTGAAAAATATCTGGTTTAGTATAGTAAAATACCTCTTACCTATAGTACTTTTTTATATTTTAATCACAGGTCTAATTTAA
- a CDS encoding YlbF family regulator produces MNIYDKAYELAKSLKELPEYKEYQRLAEIIKKDSNTLEILLDFRKKNYEIQKMQLAGKTVDPKKIEEGKKLYEIIKLNKYANDFLAMEYRLGKIILDLQRILGESIKMEFPVEDITH; encoded by the coding sequence ATGAACATTTATGACAAAGCCTATGAATTAGCTAAAAGTTTGAAAGAACTGCCAGAGTATAAAGAATACCAACGTTTAGCAGAAATTATTAAAAAAGATTCCAATACTTTAGAGATTTTACTAGATTTTAGAAAAAAGAATTATGAAATTCAAAAAATGCAGTTAGCAGGGAAAACAGTTGATCCTAAAAAAATAGAAGAAGGGAAAAAATTATATGAGATTATAAAATTAAATAAATATGCAAATGATTTTTTGGCAATGGAATATCGCTTAGGGAAAATAATTTTAGATCTCCAAAGGATATTAGGGGAAAGTATAAAAATGGAGTTTCCCGTTGAAGATATAACACATTAA
- a CDS encoding indolepyruvate ferredoxin oxidoreductase subunit alpha: MTYFINHDCISCGACEPECPVDAISEGEDKFVIDAAKCIDCGACADVCPVDAPKPADEAE, from the coding sequence GTGACTTATTTTATTAATCACGATTGTATTTCTTGTGGTGCTTGTGAACCAGAATGTCCAGTAGATGCTATAAGTGAAGGTGAAGACAAGTTTGTCATTGATGCTGCTAAATGTATTGATTGTGGAGCTTGTGCAGATGTTTGCCCTGTAGATGCTCCTAAACCAGCAGATGAAGCTGAATAG
- a CDS encoding carbohydrate kinase → MERLTDREEQILRVLMNEPMLSQDELAERLDVSRSAVAVHISNLIKKGYILGRGYVFNEEKKVVVVGGANFDLIGKGNNNLKYKTSNPGKVMKTVGGVGRNIAENLGKLKIPTTLLTAVGKDGLGDSILKRTKESGVDVSLVLKTDKYPSGTYIAILDENNDLALALADMDIVELVDRNYIKERLYALKTANIIVCDTNVPVDTIEVLADYCKNTETLFVVEPVSVEKAQKVKGLLSSIDIFTPNKEEMESLCGFPLNSLNDYQKAGNFALEKGIKILLLKLGAKGLYIHSEGYQNIFPSIASNIVDVTGAGDSLVAGFIASYFEGHPLEKCCQYALAVAAYTLEFNDTVAYDLSWAKIQTILGE, encoded by the coding sequence ATGGAAAGACTTACCGACAGGGAAGAACAAATTTTAAGGGTTTTAATGAATGAGCCCATGTTATCACAAGATGAATTGGCGGAAAGGTTGGATGTATCTCGGTCTGCAGTCGCTGTACACATCTCTAACTTAATTAAAAAAGGATACATTTTAGGTAGGGGATATGTGTTTAATGAAGAAAAAAAAGTTGTAGTTGTAGGGGGAGCTAATTTTGATTTAATTGGTAAAGGGAATAATAACTTAAAGTATAAAACATCTAACCCCGGTAAAGTAATGAAAACAGTAGGGGGAGTAGGAAGGAATATTGCTGAAAACTTAGGGAAATTAAAAATACCAACAACTTTACTAACTGCTGTTGGAAAAGATGGTTTAGGGGATAGTATTTTAAAAAGAACAAAAGAATCAGGGGTAGATGTCAGTTTGGTTTTAAAAACTGATAAATACCCGTCAGGTACATACATAGCCATACTAGATGAAAACAATGATTTAGCTTTAGCTTTAGCAGATATGGATATAGTGGAGTTAGTTGATAGAAACTATATTAAAGAGCGACTTTATGCTTTGAAAACTGCTAATATAATAGTATGTGATACTAATGTTCCGGTAGATACAATAGAAGTATTAGCTGATTACTGTAAAAATACCGAAACATTATTTGTAGTAGAACCGGTTTCAGTTGAAAAGGCACAAAAAGTGAAAGGACTCCTTTCTTCTATTGATATTTTCACACCAAATAAAGAAGAAATGGAATCTCTCTGTGGTTTTCCGTTAAATTCACTAAATGATTATCAAAAAGCAGGTAACTTTGCTTTGGAAAAGGGAATTAAAATTTTATTATTAAAACTAGGAGCAAAAGGTTTATATATCCATAGTGAAGGTTATCAAAATATCTTCCCTTCCATAGCCTCAAATATCGTTGATGTCACTGGAGCGGGAGATAGTTTGGTAGCAGGTTTTATAGCTTCATATTTTGAAGGTCACCCTTTAGAGAAGTGTTGTCAATATGCTTTAGCGGTTGCAGCCTATACATTAGAGTTTAATGATACAGTAGCCTATGATTTAAGTTGGGCAAAAATACAGACAATATTGGGGGAATAG
- a CDS encoding pseudouridine-5'-phosphate glycosidase, protein MKLSFSLEVKKALEEKKPVVALESTIISHGMPYPKNYQTALEVERIVRENGAIPATIAIIGGTIKVGLSQEEIDYLAKTPGVYKVSRRDLPFIVATGKDGATTVSGTMIVAAMAGIKVFATGGIGGVHIEGENTMDISADLTELGQTDVAVVCAGVKSILDIGRTLEYLETLGVPVITYKSREFPAFFSSKSGFPSPLSTDKVEDIANTIKTKYTLGLKGGVVIANPIPEEFDFDGEIIGKAIRDALKECKEKNIRGKEVTPFLLQKIVDITGGKSLQSNIALVKNNAKLAADIAKLL, encoded by the coding sequence ATGAAATTATCATTTAGTCTAGAAGTAAAAAAAGCTTTAGAGGAAAAGAAGCCTGTGGTAGCATTAGAAAGTACAATAATATCCCACGGCATGCCTTATCCTAAAAATTATCAAACAGCTTTAGAAGTTGAAAGGATAGTTAGGGAAAATGGGGCTATTCCAGCTACAATAGCAATTATTGGTGGTACTATCAAGGTGGGTTTATCCCAGGAAGAAATAGATTATTTAGCTAAAACACCGGGAGTTTACAAAGTAAGTAGGAGGGACTTACCCTTTATCGTAGCAACAGGTAAAGATGGTGCCACTACAGTATCAGGTACTATGATTGTAGCTGCTATGGCAGGGATAAAAGTTTTTGCAACAGGGGGTATAGGAGGTGTCCATATAGAAGGGGAAAACACCATGGACATTTCCGCTGATTTAACAGAATTAGGGCAAACAGATGTGGCAGTAGTTTGTGCAGGGGTAAAATCTATTTTAGATATCGGTAGAACTTTAGAGTACTTAGAAACTTTAGGAGTTCCTGTTATCACCTATAAATCCAGGGAATTTCCCGCCTTTTTCAGTTCAAAAAGTGGTTTTCCTTCTCCTTTATCTACTGATAAAGTTGAAGATATTGCTAATACCATCAAAACTAAATATACTTTAGGGTTAAAAGGTGGGGTAGTTATAGCAAATCCTATCCCTGAAGAATTTGATTTTGATGGAGAAATTATTGGAAAGGCAATTAGAGATGCTTTAAAAGAATGTAAAGAAAAGAATATTAGAGGGAAAGAGGTAACACCTTTCTTACTCCAAAAAATTGTAGATATAACAGGGGGAAAAAGCTTACAATCTAACATTGCCTTAGTGAAAAATAATGCTAAGTTGGCAGCGGACATAGCAAAACTGCTTTAG
- the yfmF gene encoding EF-P 5-aminopentanol modification-associated protein YfmF, protein MENIFQKEVITEGINLYLYQTKKYKTVSFRVFLYNKADEDITKTALIPFVLARGTENYRDNLTIRKNLANLYGAQLASGVTRRGDAILLDFRLEMVSPKFVKEKNYLAKGLDILKEVIFNPFTIDEGFNPLYVDGEKENIKNRILAVLNDKGRYAFERAIQLMCPNDPYRFFKYGKLEDLPQITPQNLYGKYKEIVENCPIDVFVVGDFEKEEIIKIIKGKFNYPRKELKVLAKPKRVEFLGYKEEVEEMEVNQGKLVMGLKTPITLEHPLYPALLMYNGILGAYPHSKLFKNVRENASLAYYTGSNLEGLKGLVFIFAGIEAKTFQQTIGIIKEQLEDLKKGNISEKEFQYTYLSLESSLLETYDEVGGQIGYFVDGNLVGKKMTIPDLIESLKKVNIEDVVEVAKSVELELIYFLKGKGGE, encoded by the coding sequence ATGGAAAATATCTTCCAAAAGGAAGTTATAACAGAGGGGATTAATCTTTATTTATATCAAACAAAAAAGTATAAAACAGTGTCTTTCCGAGTTTTTCTTTACAATAAAGCCGATGAAGATATCACAAAAACTGCATTAATTCCCTTTGTTTTAGCTAGGGGAACGGAAAATTATCGGGATAATCTAACGATCAGAAAGAATTTAGCAAACCTTTATGGTGCCCAGCTAGCCAGTGGTGTTACAAGGCGAGGTGATGCAATTTTATTAGATTTTAGGTTAGAAATGGTCAGCCCTAAATTTGTTAAAGAAAAAAACTATTTAGCTAAGGGATTAGATATTTTAAAAGAAGTAATTTTTAATCCCTTTACAATAGATGAAGGATTTAATCCCCTATATGTTGATGGGGAAAAGGAAAATATAAAAAATAGGATATTAGCTGTATTAAATGATAAAGGGAGATATGCCTTTGAACGGGCAATCCAGTTGATGTGCCCAAATGACCCTTATCGCTTTTTTAAATATGGTAAATTAGAAGATTTACCCCAAATAACCCCCCAAAACCTTTATGGAAAATATAAAGAAATTGTGGAAAATTGTCCTATAGATGTTTTTGTAGTTGGAGATTTTGAAAAAGAAGAGATAATTAAAATTATTAAAGGGAAATTTAATTATCCCAGAAAAGAATTAAAAGTGTTAGCTAAGCCTAAAAGGGTAGAGTTTTTAGGATATAAAGAAGAAGTAGAGGAAATGGAAGTTAACCAAGGCAAATTAGTAATGGGTTTAAAAACTCCTATAACACTGGAACATCCTCTATACCCAGCTCTACTGATGTACAATGGCATATTAGGGGCTTATCCCCATTCAAAATTGTTTAAAAATGTCAGGGAAAATGCCAGCTTAGCTTATTACACAGGTTCTAACTTAGAAGGTTTAAAAGGTTTAGTATTTATCTTTGCAGGTATTGAAGCTAAAACATTCCAGCAAACTATCGGAATAATTAAAGAACAGTTAGAGGATCTGAAAAAGGGCAATATATCTGAGAAAGAATTCCAGTATACATATCTAAGTTTAGAAAGCAGTTTATTGGAGACCTATGATGAAGTTGGAGGTCAGATAGGGTACTTTGTAGATGGAAATTTAGTAGGTAAAAAAATGACTATACCCGATTTAATAGAAAGCTTAAAGAAGGTAAATATAGAAGATGTGGTGGAAGTGGCAAAAAGTGTAGAACTAGAATTGATTTATTTCCTTAAAGGAAAGGGTGGTGAATAA
- the yfmH gene encoding EF-P 5-aminopentanol modification-associated protein YfmH has translation MAIETFEFKEVGEKGYRWELDNGLTVFYLPKPNFKKTFGVFAANYGAVDFAVENYNFPPGIAHFLEHKLFEEPHGNIEEEFAKLGVNVNAFTTHIHTCYFFSATGNFYTALELLLNFVQAPHFTEENVKKEQGIIAQEIEMYRDDPNWVVYLNLLKALYPNHPVSKDIAGTIEDIMKITPQILYQCYNRFYNPHNMVLLVAGDLDLLKLREFIEENQKGKKFGEKYKYIRNISYDPFIPNKKLVEEKMEVARPILCMGFKDKDVGQKGKELFKKEIATLLLMETILGRGSKLYNNLYDEGIIDSSFGVEYTAEDGFGHTILSLETDDPLGFVERLELEINKIKEQGLDKEEFILNKRKLEGLNLMELNSMENVVLGFMGDYFRDCNYFDRVQVIREVTFEDVQQRLYEHFDFKMSAISIINNSILTKKR, from the coding sequence ATGGCTATTGAAACCTTTGAATTTAAAGAGGTAGGGGAAAAAGGATATAGGTGGGAGCTGGATAATGGTTTAACAGTATTTTATCTTCCTAAACCTAACTTTAAAAAAACCTTTGGGGTTTTTGCTGCTAATTATGGGGCAGTGGACTTTGCAGTAGAAAATTATAATTTTCCACCAGGAATAGCCCATTTTTTAGAACATAAATTATTTGAAGAACCCCATGGTAATATCGAAGAGGAATTTGCTAAATTAGGGGTTAATGTTAACGCCTTTACTACCCATATCCACACTTGCTACTTCTTTTCTGCTACAGGTAATTTTTATACTGCCCTTGAACTATTGTTAAACTTTGTTCAAGCTCCCCATTTTACAGAGGAAAATGTCAAGAAAGAACAAGGGATTATTGCCCAAGAAATAGAAATGTATCGGGATGATCCTAATTGGGTTGTTTACTTAAATCTCCTAAAAGCCCTTTACCCTAATCATCCAGTAAGTAAAGATATAGCCGGTACCATTGAAGATATTATGAAAATAACTCCACAAATCCTTTACCAATGTTATAACAGGTTTTATAATCCCCATAATATGGTGTTGTTGGTGGCGGGGGATTTAGATTTACTTAAATTAAGGGAATTTATTGAAGAAAATCAAAAGGGTAAAAAGTTTGGTGAAAAGTATAAATATATCAGAAACATATCCTATGACCCTTTTATCCCAAATAAAAAATTAGTCGAAGAAAAAATGGAAGTAGCTAGACCTATTCTTTGCATGGGATTTAAAGATAAAGATGTTGGGCAAAAGGGTAAAGAACTGTTTAAAAAAGAAATAGCAACTTTGTTGTTAATGGAAACTATTTTAGGTAGAGGCTCTAAACTATATAACAATTTATACGATGAAGGGATAATAGACAGTAGTTTTGGTGTGGAATACACAGCTGAAGATGGGTTCGGACACACTATTTTATCTTTAGAAACCGATGATCCTTTGGGATTTGTGGAAAGATTAGAATTAGAAATAAACAAAATTAAAGAACAGGGACTAGATAAAGAAGAATTTATATTAAATAAAAGGAAATTAGAAGGTTTAAATTTGATGGAATTAAATTCTATGGAAAATGTCGTGTTAGGTTTTATGGGTGATTATTTTAGAGATTGTAATTATTTTGACAGGGTACAGGTAATCAGGGAAGTTACCTTTGAAGATGTTCAACAAAGGCTTTATGAGCATTTTGATTTTAAAATGAGTGCTATTTCTATTATTAACAATAGTATCTTGACAAAGAAAAGGTAA